Part of the Candidatus Acidulodesulfobacterium acidiphilum genome is shown below.
CGTCGGCTTTTTTTAATGCGTCTGTATATTTTTTTCCTCTTTTCATATATTTATAGTCTCCTTTGATATTGAATTCAATCTTTAATCGGTAATATCTATGCCCATGCTTCTTGCCGTTCCTTCAATAATCTTCATCGCCGGCGTTAAGTCGTTTGCATTCAGGTCGGGCATTTTTATTTTGGCTATTTCCATTACCTTAGCCCTTTTAAGAACCGCAACCTTATTTTTATTCGGCTCTTTTGAACCTTTTTCTATTCCTGCTGCCTGCTTCAACATTACGGAAGCGGGCGGAGTTTTTAAAATAAAATCGAATGATCTGTCTGCATAAACAGTCAGTACTACCGGTATAACCGTACCTTCCTGCGATTTAGTGCGTTCGTTGAATTGTTTGCAAAATTCCATTATATTAACGCCATGCTGACCTAAAGCAGGTCCGACGGGAGGAGCCGGATTTGCTTTGCCCCCGACAATCTGCAATTTAACCATTGCTTGAACTTTCTTTACCGCCATATTATTTATCCTCTTTATTAAGAAACGGATTAAATCCGCCTCGTTTATATTTTAATTAATTTCTTTCTACCTGGGTAAAATCCAATTCGACCGGCGTTGCTCTGCCGAATATCGATACAAGAACTTCCAATTTGCTTTTATCGGGTTTAATTTCATTAATTATACCGTTAAAACCAGAGAAAGGACCTTCCGTAATTTTAACGCCGTCCCCCTTGGAAAACTCGATTTTTGCTTTAGGTCTCTTGATTCCTTCGGTTATCTGTGCGACTATCTTTCCCATTTCAGATTCGTCGACGGGCATAGGATTTAGCTGATCTCCTACAAAACCGGTTACTTTCGGAGTCGCTTTAAGAAGATGCCAAGAATCGGTATTCACGTTCATTCTTATAAAAATATAACCGGGGAAAAATTTTCTTTTTATTTTTTTCTTTCCGCCTTTTGCGGTTTTTTCGATTATATCTTCTTTTGGAACAATTATATCGCCGAAATATTTTTTTAAACCGCTGGAAACAATTCTCTCTTCCAACGCCAGCTTAACGTTATCTTCAAAACCGGAATAAGTATGGACGGCATACCATTTTTTCGGAATAGAGTCGTCTTCGGCGGATTCGATAATTGCGGCATTTTCTTCAGCTTCGCTTGCCGTATTTTCTTCCGATATTTCCTTTTCTTCTTTAGTCATTTATTTTTATTTTTATAATTACGATTAATTAAATTTGAAAAAAATACGAAAATATTTTTGAGAAAAATATATCGGTTAAACCAAGAAAAGCCGTGACAAGTACGATAAAAATTAACACGACGTAAGTAGTTTTAGTCGCTTTATCTCTTTCAGGCCATACTATCTTGCTTAATTCCGCCCTGACTTCATACAGGTATTGTTTGCTTTTTTTTATGAAATCAGAAACTGGATTGCTTTTCATATTTAATATACCGATTATTTTTATACAATTAAATTATATCTACGTGCCGATTTACTGGCAGGCCAGGAGGGATTCGAACCCCCAGCCCTCGGATTTGGAGTCCGATGCTCTAGCCGTTAGAGCTACTGGCCTATAAAAGTATTATTTTGTTTCTTTGTGCTCCGTATGAGTTTTACAAAATTTGCAATATTTTTTTACGGATAATTTTTCCGAAGAAAGTTTTTTATTTTTAGTGGTTGTATAGTTTCTTTGCTTGCATTCGCCGCATGCCAGCGTTATTATTTCTCTCATTGTTTATTTATTTCCTCTTTATTTGTTATATTTCCAGATTACTGTATCCGTTGATTTATTCGATAACCTCTGTTATAACGCCTGCACCTACGGTATGTCCGCCTTCCCTGATTGCAAATCTTAATTCTTTCTCGGCGGCTATGGGAGTGATAAGTTCTACGGACATTGCGACGTTATCGCCGGGCATAACCATTTCGATGCCTTCGGGGAGCGTGCAGACTCCGGTAACGTCGGTAGTTCTAAAATAAAACTGCGGACGATAGCCGTTAAAGAAGGGAGTATGGCGTCCGCCTTCTTCTTTGGTAAGTATGTATGCTTCGACTTTAAATTTTTTATGGGGAGTAATAGAACCGGGTTTGGCTAAAACCATACCTCTTTCTATCTCTTCCCTTTTTTTGCCTCTTAAAAGAACTCCTATGTTATCGCCTGCCTGACCTTCGTCAAGAAGTTTTCTGAACATTTCTACGCCGGTTACGACCGTTTTTGAAGTCGGAAGTATTCCTACTAGCTCCACTTCTTCTCCGACTTTGACGATTCCTCTTTCTACCCTGCCCGTTGCGACAGTTCCTCTTCCCGAAATGGAAAATACGTCTTCTACCGGCATAAGGAAAGGTTTATCTATATCTCTTTTCGGAACGGGGATATATTCATCTACCGCATCCATAAGATCTACTATTTTCTGAGTCCATTCGTTATCGCCTTCAGACTCTAATGCTT
Proteins encoded:
- the rplK gene encoding 50S ribosomal protein L11; this translates as MAVKKVQAMVKLQIVGGKANPAPPVGPALGQHGVNIMEFCKQFNERTKSQEGTVIPVVLTVYADRSFDFILKTPPASVMLKQAAGIEKGSKEPNKNKVAVLKRAKVMEIAKIKMPDLNANDLTPAMKIIEGTARSMGIDITD
- the nusG gene encoding transcription termination/antitermination factor NusG; protein product: MPKKWYAVHTYSGFEDNVKLALEERIVSSGLKKYFGDIIVPKEDIIEKTAKGGKKKIKRKFFPGYIFIRMNVNTDSWHLLKATPKVTGFVGDQLNPMPVDESEMGKIVAQITEGIKRPKAKIEFSKGDGVKITEGPFSGFNGIINEIKPDKSKLEVLVSIFGRATPVELDFTQVERN
- the secE gene encoding preprotein translocase subunit SecE, with translation MKKSKQYLYEVRAELSKIVWPERDKATKTTYVVLIFIVLVTAFLGLTDIFFSKIFSYFFQI
- the rpmG gene encoding 50S ribosomal protein L33; translation: MREIITLACGECKQRNYTTTKNKKLSSEKLSVKKYCKFCKTHTEHKETK
- the tuf gene encoding elongation factor Tu — protein: MSKEKFDRSKPHVNIGTIGHVDHGKTTLTAAITKVLAKKGQATFKSYDQIDNAPEEKERGITIATSHVEYSTDKRHYAHVDCPGHADYVKNMITGAAQMDGAILVVSAADGPMPQTREHILLARQVGVPYIVVFLNKVDMVDDPELLELVELEVRELLTSYNFPGDSVPVIKGSALKALESEGDNEWTQKIVDLMDAVDEYIPVPKRDIDKPFLMPVEDVFSISGRGTVATGRVERGIVKVGEEVELVGILPTSKTVVTGVEMFRKLLDEGQAGDNIGVLLRGKKREEIERGMVLAKPGSITPHKKFKVEAYILTKEEGGRHTPFFNGYRPQFYFRTTDVTGVCTLPEGIEMVMPGDNVAMSVELITPIAAEKELRFAIREGGHTVGAGVITEVIE